The nucleotide window CACTTCTGTAGAAAGAAACATTAGTAAAGCCTGGATACGTTGTATTTTCAAAACTTTCGCTCACATTGATTTGAGCCGATGAAAAGATAGAGGTGATCAAACCTACAAAGAGTAATTTTTTTTTCATTTATTATATATATTAAAATTAAAAGCCACCCGAAATAATTTTCGGGTGGCTAATTTATTAAAAAAATTAAGAATTAGGGAATATTAGTTTCCTTCTTCCATTTTTCTTTTCAATTCTGCCAATACATCGATATCACCAAGCGTTGATTTTTCTTCGTTGTTAGAAGAAGATGATGTGTTGCTGTTGTTGTTAGATCTGTTAGAGTTATCTCTTACATTCTTTTTCTCTTCGTCTCTGAAGATTCCTGTATGAGAAACCACTACTCTTTTGAATTCTTTGTTGAATTCGATCACTTTGAATTGAGCTTCGTCACCTTTTTTGATTTTAGATCCGTCTTCCTTCTCTAATAATCTTGATGGGCAGAACGCTTCAACTTCTACATCTTCGAACTGGATAGATGCACCTTTGTCGTGTACTTCAGTCGCTTTTCCAGCGTGTACAGTTCCTTCAGCGTATTTAGTTTCGAATTTATCCCAAGGGTTTTCAGTCAATTGTTTGTGACCTAGAGACAATCTTCTTGCTTGCGTATCAAGTTCTAATACGATAACGTCTAATTTATCTCCAACTGCACAGAACTCAGATGGGTGTTTGATTTTCTTAGTCCAAGAAAGGTCTGAGATATAGATCAATCCATCAATTCCTTCTTCCAATTCTACAAATACTCCGAAGTTTGTGAAGTTTCTTACAGTTCCAACATGTTGAGAACCTACTGGATATTTAGCTTCGATATTTTCCCAAGGATCTTTGTTCAATTGCTTGATACCTAGAGAGATCTTTCTGTCTTCTCTATCCAAAGTCAATACTTCTGCTTCTACCTCATCACCTACTTTTACGAAATCTCCTGCGCTTCTCAAGTGAGTAGACCAAGACATTTCAGAAACGTGGATCAATCCTTCTACACCTGGAGCGATCTCTACGAATGCACCATAGTCAGCAAGAACTACAACTTTTCCTTTTACTTTGTCACCAACTTTAAGGTCAGCAGAAAGAGCATCCCAAGGATGAGCTTCTAATTGCTTCATACCCAATTGGATTCTAGTTTTCTCATCATCAAAATCAAGGATAACAACTTTTACAGTTTGTCCGTCTTCCAAGATCTCAGATGGGTGGTTCACTCTAGACCAAGAAAGGTCTGTGATGTGGATCAATCCGTCAACACCTCCTAAATCTACGAATACACCGTAAGAAGTAATATTTTTAACAGTTCCTTCAAGAACCTGTCCTTTTTCTAATTGACCGATGATCTCTCTCTTCTGTCCTTCAAGATCCGCTTCGATAAGCGCTTTGTGAGATACAACTACGTTTTTGAACTCAGGGTTGATCTTCACAACTTTGAACTCCATAGTTTTACCTACGAACTGATCGTAATCTTTGATCGGTTTCACGTCGATCTGAGAACCTGGCAAGAACGCCTCGATTCCGTGAACATCAACGATCATACCTCCTTTAGTTCTAGATTTTACAAAACCGTTTACGATCTCTCCAGTTTCGTGAAGTTCGTTTACTCTATCCCAAGCTTTAAGCGTTCTAGCTTTTCTGTGAGATAATTGTAATTGTCCTGTTTTGTCCTCTCTTCTGTCAACCATTACTTCAACTTCATCGCCTACTTTAAGACCTTGGTTGTAACGGAATTCATTTAGAGAGATCACACCTTCAGATTTGAAGTTGATATCTACGATCGCTTCTTTATCAGTCAATCTTACAACTTTCCCGATGATCACATCGTTGTCTGCAAGATTGTTAAGAGAACCGTTATAGATTTCTTCCAATTCTTTCTTCTCGCTTCTGTCTTCTGCGTTAAGACCTGATTCGAAAGAATCCCAATCAAATTGTTCTGGTGTTACGTTTTGGTTCAATAGAACCTCTGCTGAATTTGTCTCTTTTGACATTTTCTAAAAAAATTTGTATTCCTAATTTACTCAGACTTTGGCTTTGCTGTGAATCCTGAAAAATATGGAAGATGTTAATTGTTAATGTTTTACTTCGCCGAAAGTGCGTTCACAAAAGTGGTGCAAAATTAAGAAAAATATTTGAAACCAACAATATTTCACAAGAAGTTCAATACATCCATAATCATCTGATAATCAATTCACAATTATACAAATCATTAGGAGCTTAATCCCGCTATCCACTATTACTCCTCGCGCCGACGCTTTCCCAAGGCTTGCTGTGGGGTAACCGTCACTATCGGGGCTAGGGGTTTGGTATTTTTTATTAATAGACAACACAATTTAGAACTTTCAACCATCTTCCAAATCTCTTATCTTTGCAAAATGGAATTACAACCGATTTTTGAAAAACTGCAGATCCAGGATATGAATCAAATGCAGAAATCTACATACACCGCTTCTGAAAACGAAACCGACATTGTACTACTGTCACCAACAGGCTCTGGAAAAACTTTGGCATTTTTATTTCCGGTTCTCAGAAATTTAAAATCAGATGTTAAAGGAATTCAGGCTTTGATATTGGTTCCCGCAAGAGAATTGGCTTTGCAAATTGAGCAGGTTTTCAAATCGATGGGAACGGATTTCAAGGTTTCTATCGCTTATGGTGGTCACGATAAAAAAATCGAGGTCAATAATCTGATCCAGGCACCAGCAGTTCTGGTTGGGACGCCAGGAAGGATCGCTTACCATTTGAAGAACGAAAACTTCGATCCGGAAACGATCAAGACTTTGGTTTTGGACGAGTTCGACAAGGCTTTGGAATTAGGCTTTCAGGAAGATATGGAATACATCATCGGTTCTTTGACAGGTCTTGAGCAAAGGATCCTGACCTCTGCAACCGTGATGGACAACATCCCGAGATTTGTGGAACTTAACGACGAAAAGAAGATCAACTTCCTCAAAGAAAGCGAGTCAAAACCGAACATCCAACTTCGCAAAGTGATGACGACTTCCGAAGACAAACTGAACACTTTATTCCAATTAATCTGTAAAATCGGAAACAAAAGAACTTTGATCTTTTGCAATCACCGAGATGCAGTCGATAGGATCTCAGAATTATTACGAGAAAAAGGAATCCAGAGAGAAACCTTCCACGGCGGAATGGAACAGGACGAACGTGAGCGCGCTTTGCTGAAATTCAGAAATGATTCGGCGAGAATATTGATCACAACAGACCTGGCTTCCAGAGGTTTGGATGTTCCAGAAGTGGAATCTATCGTGCATTATCAATTGCCGCCGAAAGAAGACGCTTTCATCCACAGAAATGGACGTACGGCGAGAATG belongs to Chryseobacterium sp. KACC 21268 and includes:
- the rpsA gene encoding 30S ribosomal protein S1, with protein sequence MSKETNSAEVLLNQNVTPEQFDWDSFESGLNAEDRSEKKELEEIYNGSLNNLADNDVIIGKVVRLTDKEAIVDINFKSEGVISLNEFRYNQGLKVGDEVEVMVDRREDKTGQLQLSHRKARTLKAWDRVNELHETGEIVNGFVKSRTKGGMIVDVHGIEAFLPGSQIDVKPIKDYDQFVGKTMEFKVVKINPEFKNVVVSHKALIEADLEGQKREIIGQLEKGQVLEGTVKNITSYGVFVDLGGVDGLIHITDLSWSRVNHPSEILEDGQTVKVVILDFDDEKTRIQLGMKQLEAHPWDALSADLKVGDKVKGKVVVLADYGAFVEIAPGVEGLIHVSEMSWSTHLRSAGDFVKVGDEVEAEVLTLDREDRKISLGIKQLNKDPWENIEAKYPVGSQHVGTVRNFTNFGVFVELEEGIDGLIYISDLSWTKKIKHPSEFCAVGDKLDVIVLELDTQARRLSLGHKQLTENPWDKFETKYAEGTVHAGKATEVHDKGASIQFEDVEVEAFCPSRLLEKEDGSKIKKGDEAQFKVIEFNKEFKRVVVSHTGIFRDEEKKNVRDNSNRSNNNSNTSSSSNNEEKSTLGDIDVLAELKRKMEEGN
- a CDS encoding DEAD/DEAH box helicase; amino-acid sequence: MELQPIFEKLQIQDMNQMQKSTYTASENETDIVLLSPTGSGKTLAFLFPVLRNLKSDVKGIQALILVPARELALQIEQVFKSMGTDFKVSIAYGGHDKKIEVNNLIQAPAVLVGTPGRIAYHLKNENFDPETIKTLVLDEFDKALELGFQEDMEYIIGSLTGLEQRILTSATVMDNIPRFVELNDEKKINFLKESESKPNIQLRKVMTTSEDKLNTLFQLICKIGNKRTLIFCNHRDAVDRISELLREKGIQRETFHGGMEQDERERALLKFRNDSARILITTDLASRGLDVPEVESIVHYQLPPKEDAFIHRNGRTARMNAKGFAYLIMTEDENFPFIKNNTPEENVSESNRVPERTPNQTIYISAGKKDKVNKVDIVGYLIKKGELEKDDIGLIEVKDTTSYVAVNRKKTIELLKKLANEKLKGKKVKIEIAY